From the genome of Henningerozyma blattae CBS 6284 chromosome 8, complete genome:
ttaaaacagtaattaaaatatttattgttatctatataaaatataaatataaattattttaagtGATAGTAATGCATGCATAAGTGCCACTGTAACACAGATATAAAAGCAGTTACAGTTAACCTGTTCTACGAAATAgctaatatatttcaacaattgttgattatttctaaattactATTAATGTACAAATCTCAGAGGAgctttattatcaaatgatagtttcataataatatagaGCTAGCTAATTatgataattcaaaatcatcAATTTGATTTCTGTATTTCAATACTGTCCTCTTAATCTTAGAAGAATCTGTCCAAGTCACATAATCTTCCATATTTCTATTGACTAAATAAGCAGGATCAGTGATTAAATTTGGACCGACACGGACATGACCCTGTTCAATGAATTTGACAGCATCAGGTATGCTTTGTGCCATTTTCAATCTGTGCATTAAAACAGGAAGCCTTCTTCTACAGATAGCACTTACTGTAactttattttccaaatcagatattttagattttGTTGCTAAAATACCCATTGAGTATAGTTTTTCTAGTAATAGTTGTTCATGCTTAGAGCGATATGGATCTGTAGGAGGTAGAAGCGATAGCTTATGAGCAATGCGACGAATATCACCACATATTTTGTTGTATTTATGATAATCTTCACGATTTTGAATGTGGTAAGTTTTCATCACCTGGGTATCTCTATGCCCTTGATCTTGCTTCCAGTCAAAAAAATCGACCTTTTTCAGTAATTTCTGTTCATGATGTTTTAATTTCCTAAccattttgaatatttatttgttgtaCTGTCTATTTGGCTTTTTTATGGCTAAAGTTCAAACAAACACtgtttttaaatatcttaTTTCCCACATACTaactaaattttttgaacaCATTTAATTTGCGATGAgcttataatttttcaacataATTAATTGTCGGCAAGTTTTGACGCGTCGGCAATTaacttaaaaaattactGACATTTTCAGTCTAGAAAAGCTTTTGTAGaggtaaaatatttaatagtaGATTTAAAACTGTCACAACTGTACTTACCCTTCTCTTcatgtaaaaaaaatccaaCAAGGTTACTTCTGGTAGACTTAAAATGTAAACCcgtttttaatttcaaagcATGGCGTAATTTAAAACCAGAAATACTAGTGTTATGCAAATAAGGCGAATGTTATCTTAAACTgcatacatatatatatatatatctggaattaaatatttatcatccatatatattttaacgACGATCTGGtgaccaaaaaaaataattcacaCCATATGCTTCATCCGGAGTGGAGTTCCTGGTAGTAACAATATTAGGAATCTCTGGTTTAGTATAGTCAAATTCTTGAGATACAGCCGCATTATGTTGGGGACCAGTTTCATTTGTAAACTGAGTCGCTTTATTTGAAGTCGATTCCGAAATAGGATCGGGAAATGAAGATTGGgatatatttctaattttatgCTTTCTCCTTTGTAGAAACTTCCACCTAACAACAACCATTTTCAAAACATCTGttgttttttcatttgCTAGATATCTCTCTACTTTATTTCTCAAATACAAATGACGAACATACTCATCAATATTTAGACATTCTCTTGGGTTATAAATAGTATACAATGGAATCAATTGTAGCACTCTTGAGAATTTCATACCACCTCTATAAGCATTAGAATAATGAACTTCTCTTATGAATCttttatattgaaatattttacgtTTTAATTTCTCAACTTCTATGCtatttaattcattgtTTAATGCATGAAGTTTAACTGTCACATCATATGGATCATCCGGATTTacttcaatatatttttccaccaaattttttatagatAAACTACCCTCCCaaactttaaaaaacaacaatCCATCATCAGAATGCATTAGTGTTGgtaatttggaaaattctaaatcacCAGATCCATCTGAATCAAACTTAGACCATGTATCGACAAACTTTTGAATTTCGCTCCTAGTAATGTAAGTTTCTGAATTGCTTCTTCTGTAGACATAACtgaaatttgaaacaatCAGAGAGACGAACATATTcacaaatatatacatcGATACAATATTCCACGacattaaaaatagataaGCATAAATTTTAGAACCGCAATCTGTTTCATTCATACCATCAACAAAGGAACAATATGGTTCTTCGAGTGTTAAATCATCCATAATATAATTCCATCCTTCACCAAAGCTGAATTTGAATAGAGCAAGCATCGATTTAAATATAGTCCTGAAATTAATGTTATGTGAAGTGTTTGGGCCAATTTTTGTCAAACCAAAAACCTGATTTGTGgcaattgaataaattaaaaataaaatagccCATGTATATGACAAAGATACAATTGAAGGAATACTAGCCATTGCTGTTTCTAATAACTCATATAGAGTATCATTTTCTGGgataacaaataaaaatattaatagatgGAAAGTATTAGCGATATTCTTATACCAATAGTTGTATTTCGAAACACTAGGTATACCAACTAGCAAAGCAAAGGAAActaaaacaataataactctTGTTATATTCCATCTACTTTTAAATCTGATTTTGATACCTTCACCGATTatacaaaaaatttcatgtaagaaaaatattattgttgagAAGGTAAAATATCCTTCGGAAGTAGTTTTTATTGAATCTCTTTCATAATGCTGAATAATTAACATTAATATATGCAAATAAAggataatttcaaaacaaatactataaattaaattgtttttttcgATAGCTAATCGATAGAAAAACAACCTAAATTTTGACATTTTAAACAGATTTGGGGTGGCTTTTGGTTTAGCTTgagataataattttttggatTCTAACCaagatttttcttcaacaGTGTAATAAGCACTACCAGTAGTTCTAGCATGATTATCGATGATGAATGATACAAAAAGATTTAAGATAAAGATCATacttaaaaaattgaagaaaattagGAATGTAGCATTTTGGTTGGAAGCACCATCTTTTGGGATAGTACCAACGCCTGTGGAATTAATCAAGTTCTCTAATAAGTCTACCCAGCCTTCTAAAGAAACAATTTCATACATAGTTTTCATTGCACTTGAAAACTCGTCCAAATATAAGTATGGCTGGCTGTAAGTTCGTGGCATCATAATGTCCCATTGAAATACCGTATTAGTAAATTCACCATAACAATTCATCTTATCCATATTGCTATCATTACACTTTCCTAAACGTCCTTTAAACAGCGTCAAACCCCAAACAGTAAATGGATACAAGAAAGTTGCAGCGACAAATGCAGCCTTGAGAATTACACTAAGTCCATCAAAAACAACCATTGAAAAAGTACTTCGTGCAGTATCGCTAATAGTTAAACATCTCAAAGCTCTCATAGCAGTTAACcctttaaatattcttgcTAAATCACCTTCACCCGCAATAAATGATACGAACGTTATCCACATCGATACTAATACCATAAAGTCAATAAAATTCCAAGGATTACGAAGATAAGCATTAGGAGTGAATACGAACCCATCAGCAATTGTTttgattaaaaattcaattgtgAATAGCACAACCATAGATAAATCACATGCTGTACTCCAATCCCAGACATCATACTGATGCGTTAGTCTATATAACGGGGTGACGTAACAGgataaaataatcaaaagaaCCGTTAATACAGCATAAaacataataaaaaaatccCTCTCAATATGCTTGAAGTACTTTCTGCCTGTATACATATCagtttcatcatcaaaaaattgataGCCATCTGTGCGTCTTCCAACACTTGGTGCAACAAATCTTTGGCAAAATTTTCTTACTTTGTGATTTGGAGGAATAATTAAGTAAGAATAGTTATAAAAAGGATGACTTTTAAGATACTCCAGCTTTTCGTCTTCATAATCATTCAGTTGTAACATATAAGATTTTTCATTGTTCTCTGTTATTTCTGTAAATAAAACAGTAGGCTTATTAAAGAATGGATTGTCATTATGGCTCTTTAACCAACTGTTTTTTAAGAATGGAAATATGCCAGACAATTCATTTATTACACCGATCAATGGAGATTTTACGGCCAGATTTCTTGGCATATCTTTCATTGCATCGCCCATCGTTTGAGAAATACTCATAATTGCTGTACCTCTCATcaaaaattgtttaaaatcttGGGGATCGTCCTCTGAATCATCTCTAAagattaatttcattattcgCTTCACCAAAGACGCATGTCTATattctttgatttttttggGATAAATATACTTCAGATAATGCTGGATCTGTAAAGGACGTTTTTCACTTTCATCAACACTCATTGACTCTGAAATTAACgcaacaaaaatattaataataacaaaatatgCTAGAATAAACCATAAAATCAAGAAGACAGAGGAAAACACAGCTGACGATATATTTGGTGCATATGTTTGCAAATTGTATAAAATAGTAGTCCAGTTTTCCGTAGAAGCAATAGTAAAAAGAGATAGATAAGTATTTGGTAAAGAACTCATGCTTAGTTGTTGATCTGCAGATTCTGGAATAACACCTTCAAAATAAACACTCAGAATAAGGGAAACTAGaaatgtaaataaaaaataaaatacacTCAAATTCCAAATCATCACCCagttttttaaaacatctAACCAGATATTTTTTGTGATTTGGAAAGATTTAATAACTCGATAAAATCTGCTGATATGAAATACAGAGAGCCAATAATAAGTCTGGTCCCTCATTCCAGTAGTTGCCAATatgctaataataagaGTTACAACTGAGAGTACCAGATCGAATAAGAATGAGGGAACAATTAGGAATTTCCACAAATTTGGGATGTAACATATTACACGAAATATagtttcaataaataaaacaatggAGATTGCCAAgtcaattttaaaaaatttcgaCATAAAAACTTCTGGAGAAGATGCTTTTATGGATGAGCGGGCAATTAAATCAACCATAATACTTCCTACAAAAAACCATTCTAAGTTTGCATACAACCTCAATAGTGATTGCGACCAATTAGGTAATGTAGATTGCTTTGCTTTTACcagaaaatatttccaataaCCATTGACTAGATCGAATATtctattatctttttttgaagaaccaatcttttcttttttaaatttttcatttgctAAATCAAATGAAGAAACTAAAACAGCAACTACTAAATTTAACAACCAAATTGTCATCACAAAAATAGCacatataaaaaataaacatgCAGATAGTTCATCTGAGTCCATAGTATAATACATAATATCAGTAAATGTATTTGCACTCATTACCACGAAGACTAGTTCCATTGCATTGATGATATTATCAAAGCTTACTCTACCATTATATGGGTTTGCGTTCGAGATACATTTCGAATTAACAGGACAAATGAATCCCTTCGCCAATGGACCTTCAGTACCGTCCTTATAAACataattccttttttttttagttattGGATCTAAGTAACCTCCACAAAATTGCATACTATATTGAAAAGTATCATGAGGGTCAGAAGGATTAATCCAAACACATTGCCTTCTTAGAGAACCTTGGAAAACTTGAACGCccaaaattgaaaagaatacccaaaaataaagtaaaacAGAACCTGTACTTAGTAGTTGTGGGAAGCCATATTTTAAACCCCTTAAAATTGAGGTAATACCATTATCAGCATCAACTATTCTTACAATACGTAAGACAGCGAATGGTGCAAAAATCCTTACCTTATAGTACTCTCCAAAAGATACAAATAATCCTAACCAGAAACAAATTGTCGAAATTAGATCAATTCTATTCCAAGACGAACGTAAAAATGCCCTGGGGCAATCAAAAtcttttttgtatttcttAGATTTTATATCAGTTACTGAAGCTTTTAGAGTACGCCGCGCATATCTGGTTTCCTCATCatctaaataatttttaatgaaacTTATTTTTTCCAACAAATCtatatgatatttttctcttaaGACCCTGAAAACCTTAATTAAGCGTAATCTATAAGCTATTGTTTTATAGTTAACTCCATATGCGTCAAACATCTGTGAATCATCCCATAAACCGAATGCAATTATTTTGGATAAGTCATGCAATGTAAAGTATACTAAAATAAGAAAACAAGCATAATCTTCCCAAAAGCTAAAACCATATAtgaattcaaaattaatggGATCAAAAGTTCTTACACCGAGATAtgcaataaataatatcagAAACACAAAATAGCAAGCAATATATATGGAGTTTGTATGCAAATTGGCAAATTTTATTCTGATAATGTTTTTTGCACTAATAAAGCGTAAAGAGTGTCCATACAATCTTAATGTTTTGGCTTGAGTCtttgtaaataattctcCAAAATCAGGGATATCTGGTGGCTCTGCAACTTCAACTTCTGTTGAGAATGAAGCTGCGCTTTCCGAATCTATTAAATCGATAACTTCTAATGTcttgttatttttatccTTTACTTTATCATTACTAGCTAGTGGATTGTAATGTGGAAAACTTAAATTAGAGTTACTGCGAATATTCACACTTTCTAGCTCATAACTATCAGGACTGATAGCGTTCCTGTTTATTCTAGGTGACACATTGAAACTGGTAACGCTAGGAGATAACTGATTATGCGAGGTAGGTGCTTCCTCGGAAGAAACAAGGGTGTCATCCATAATAATTGTTGGGAGTTCAGTTGTTGTATTTTTGGTATCCAGTTTCTTGTCAGCCACTATCTTAACTTGTGGTAACCACGACAATCCTTCATCATCTACAGCAATTTGAAACTctttttgtaaatcatGAAACTCATCCATGTCATCTGGAGCAATGAACGAAAGAACTTTTGCTGACCTTGGTGCCATAAAAGGTGAGCTACTGGAAGCTGACTCTTGATTTGATTGATTCGAAGCATCACTATTTCTAGGTCTTCTTCGGAACCCTTCTGTAGCTGGGGATAGATTAAAACTGACACCAGTGGCAGATATAACAGTTAATTTATCCTTTTGTTTAGGATTTTTGTCTTGTTTATCATGATTCGTTTGAAACGTTGTGTTTAATGACAAGGTTGGGTGCGCTCTATTCTTGCGATTGGTatctttcaatttaaataaatttccaAATGAGGCGGCTTCCAACTTTCTTTCCACTCGTTTTCTTGGACTATTTTCATTCTGTTGTATTCTACTATTATCTTCTTGTTGAttagtagtattattattacttggTAAGCTGTCATTATCAGCATCTGTTTCTATGTGCTTTTCCTCATACCTCTCGAGACTACTCTCTGATGGGATGACATTTAAAAATGGATTGAACCCAACCTTTGGTGTTCTTGATACAGGGATAGTTATATTATCTGAAAAGCTAGAATCTGATGATAAAACATCATCAATATCTCTAGGCCCTTCTGTAGAGTGTCTTTTATTCGTTGAGCTCATTTAGTGGGTCACTGGTTCCTTTTTGCATTAATTcgatttttaattcttttatctAAAATGTAGTTTCACCTACAAAAGACAAGATAGCAGCCAGTTAGATTTCTTGTTAGGCCGACAACTTTAATGACTATATTTTTCCCTTTAGAATCAATATGTAGTTAAAGATATATCAAGAATGTAAgcatattttcttttaaaatataatctaTCTGGGTCTTTTTTTACCGCTTCAGTTAATAACCTTGAGCCTACCTATGAGCAAATAAGAAAGAGTAGAAAGAGTAGAAAGAATAGAACGAATATATCATAGttcatcaaaattataaaatttactaaaaaaattaaatatggatgcaataaataatgaaaaaggGCTTTTCTATACATTATtggaaataataacataAACTTCCTTTTAACTGCAAATGAAACTTAGTTAAGCTAAGCCTTAGTTGAAATTTCCTAATTAGTTCTATTCAGATATGAGCGTTTCTgtgagaaaaaaaattaaggcaaaaaaaaaagcattaaaatatttcagagatgaataaaattttttgattgtTAAAAGAAGCCaatagaaatgaaaaattgaaatatagCTATATCATAGATAGGCTATTGATTTTTCTGTATATACATTGGAGCAgttattgaagaaaatttcaatgCTATGAGCAAGTACCTATTATGGCCCAGCGAATTAATTCAGAAAGATAAAGCTGAAAATGCAGTAAGACTAGCCGCTATTGCGATTACTTTGCAAGGGACAGATGATGTGATCCTTGAAGTGATCGAGCAAAGCCTTTTGAAAAGTGTATATCTGGAACCACCATATAGCATTGTTGCTTATAGAGAGGCTGGCAGCAGCTACTGGGATTTTGTGAATAAGGCTAGCTCAGTAATTGAGTTCGATATTCCAAGTTCTAAATTGTTACAATTTTTCTCTTTGGAACCTATATCTCTTATATTACCTGAAAAAGTAGTAAATGTTAGAGAGAGtaaaaattggaatttgaatttcGAATATTTAACTAACCATCCTAGTTATCAGtctaataatagaaaattaagaaaaactTTAAGATTGATCAATTCATATTATACATATTTAGAAGCATTTCAAGAGAAATATCCGTCTTTATCTAACAATAGAAACAACACAATTCGAGGTTcattaagaaatttttttgataaatggtttttattgaataaattattaagattagtttcttttttaatcttttatcCAATGGTGGCGATATGTTTGCTATCATATTGGAgttcaataatattgaatggTAAGAAAGTTGGTTtggtaaatatttcaatgaCAGCTCAACAAATTGATTTAAGATGCCAACAGATTTGCTATTTCCCATTACAATATCTTCGTTTCCATCAAAGTAAGAAGACTAAAAAAACGTTTGAAAG
Proteins encoded in this window:
- the CCH1 gene encoding calcium channel protein CCH1 (similar to Saccharomyces cerevisiae CCH1 (YGR217W); ancestral locus Anc_5.113), whose protein sequence is MSSTNKRHSTEGPRDIDDVLSSDSSFSDNITIPVSRTPKVGFNPFLNVIPSESSLERYEEKHIETDADNDSLPSNNNTTNQQEDNSRIQQNENSPRKRVERKLEAASFGNLFKLKDTNRKNRAHPTLSLNTTFQTNHDKQDKNPKQKDKLTVISATGVSFNLSPATEGFRRRPRNSDASNQSNQESASSSSPFMAPRSAKVLSFIAPDDMDEFHDLQKEFQIAVDDEGLSWLPQVKIVADKKLDTKNTTTELPTIIMDDTLVSSEEAPTSHNQLSPSVTSFNVSPRINRNAISPDSYELESVNIRSNSNLSFPHYNPLASNDKVKDKNNKTLEVIDLIDSESAASFSTEVEVAEPPDIPDFGELFTKTQAKTLRLYGHSLRFISAKNIIRIKFANLHTNSIYIACYFVFLILFIAYLGVRTFDPINFEFIYGFSFWEDYACFLILVYFTLHDLSKIIAFGLWDDSQMFDAYGVNYKTIAYRLRLIKVFRVLREKYHIDLLEKISFIKNYLDDEETRYARRTLKASVTDIKSKKYKKDFDCPRAFLRSSWNRIDLISTICFWLGLFVSFGEYYKVRIFAPFAVLRIVRIVDADNGITSILRGLKYGFPQLLSTGSVLLYFWVFFSILGVQVFQGSLRRQCVWINPSDPHDTFQYSMQFCGGYLDPITKKKRNYVYKDGTEGPLAKGFICPVNSKCISNANPYNGRVSFDNIINAMELVFVVMSANTFTDIMYYTMDSDELSACLFFICAIFVMTIWLLNLVVAVLVSSFDLANEKFKKEKIGSSKKDNRIFDLVNGYWKYFLVKAKQSTLPNWSQSLLRLYANLEWFFVGSIMVDLIARSSIKASSPEVFMSKFFKIDLAISIVLFIETIFRVICYIPNLWKFLIVPSFLFDLVLSVVTLIISILATTGMRDQTYYWLSVFHISRFYRVIKSFQITKNIWLDVLKNWVMIWNLSVFYFLFTFLVSLILSVYFEGVIPESADQQLSMSSLPNTYLSLFTIASTENWTTILYNLQTYAPNISSAVFSSVFLILWFILAYFVIINIFVALISESMSVDESEKRPLQIQHYLKYIYPKKIKEYRHASLVKRIMKLIFRDDSEDDPQDFKQFLMRGTAIMSISQTMGDAMKDMPRNLAVKSPLIGVINELSGIFPFLKNSWLKSHNDNPFFNKPTVLFTEITENNEKSYMLQLNDYEDEKLEYLKSHPFYNYSYLIIPPNHKVRKFCQRFVAPSVGRRTDGYQFFDDETDMYTGRKYFKHIERDFFIMFYAVLTVLLIILSCYVTPLYRLTHQYDVWDWSTACDLSMVVLFTIEFLIKTIADGFVFTPNAYLRNPWNFIDFMVLVSMWITFVSFIAGEGDLARIFKGLTAMRALRCLTISDTARSTFSMVVFDGLSVILKAAFVAATFLYPFTVWGLTLFKGRLGKCNDSNMDKMNCYGEFTNTVFQWDIMMPRTYSQPYLYLDEFSSAMKTMYEIVSLEGWVDLLENLINSTGVGTIPKDGASNQNATFLIFFNFLSMIFILNLFVSFIIDNHARTTGSAYYTVEEKSWLESKKLLSQAKPKATPNLFKMSKFRLFFYRLAIEKNNLIYSICFEIILYLHILMLIIQHYERDSIKTTSEGYFTFSTIIFFLHEIFCIIGEGIKIRFKSRWNITRVIIVLVSFALLVGIPSVSKYNYWYKNIANTFHLLIFLFVIPENDTLYELLETAMASIPSIVSLSYTWAILFLIYSIATNQVFGLTKIGPNTSHNINFRTIFKSMLALFKFSFGEGWNYIMDDLTLEEPYCSFVDGMNETDCGSKIYAYLFLMSWNIVSMYIFVNMFVSLIVSNFSYVYRRSNSETYITRSEIQKFVDTWSKFDSDGSGDLEFSKLPTLMHSDDGLLFFKVWEGSLSIKNLVEKYIEVNPDDPYDVTVKLHALNNELNSIEVEKLKRKIFQYKRFIREVHYSNAYRGGMKFSRVLQLIPLYTIYNPRECLNIDEYVRHLYLRNKVERYLANEKTTDVLKMVVVRWKFLQRRKHKIRNISQSSFPDPISESTSNKATQFTNETGPQHNAAVSQEFDYTKPEIPNIVTTRNSTPDEAYGVNYFFWSPDRR
- the IMP3 gene encoding snoRNA-binding rRNA-processing protein IMP3 (similar to Saccharomyces cerevisiae IMP3 (YHR148W); ancestral locus Anc_5.108); protein product: MVRKLKHHEQKLLKKVDFFDWKQDQGHRDTQVMKTYHIQNREDYHKYNKICGDIRRIAHKLSLLPPTDPYRSKHEQLLLEKLYSMGILATKSKISDLENKVTVSAICRRRLPVLMHRLKMAQSIPDAVKFIEQGHVRVGPNLITDPAYLVNRNMEDYVTWTDSSKIKRTVLKYRNQIDDFELS